Proteins from a single region of Theobroma cacao cultivar B97-61/B2 chromosome 10, Criollo_cocoa_genome_V2, whole genome shotgun sequence:
- the LOC18587233 gene encoding DNA-directed RNA polymerase V subunit 1 isoform X1, translating to MEENSSASTVDGEIVGIGFCLATPREIFAASISGFPINHVSQLSNSYLGLPLEFGKCNACGTSEPGKCEGHFGYIELPIPIYHPSHISELKRLLSLLCLKCLRMKNKFQIKSGSISDRLLASCCENAPQVSIKEVKTTDGACSLELKQPSRQARTSWEFLEKYGFRYGDHHNTRTLLPCEVMEILKRIPAETRRKLSGKGFFPQEGYILRYLPVPPNCLSVPDISDGVSIMSSDLSTAMLKKVLKQVEIIKSSRSGTPNFESHEVEANDLQSAVEQYLQVRGTVKASRNIDARYGISKDASDSSTKAWLEKMRTLFIRKGSGFSSRGVITGDPYKKVNEIGIPSEIAQRITFEERVNMHNMRYLQNLVDNKLCLTYRDGSSTYSLREGSKGHTFLRPGQVVHRRIMDGDIVFINRPPTTHKHSLQALSVYVHDDHTVKINPLICGPLSADFDGDCIHLFYPQSLAAKAEVFELFSVEKQLLSSHNGNLNLQLATDSLLSLRVMLKTLLFKKADAQQLSMFLSSALPQPAFLKGNSFGPCWTALQILQTAFPACLDCSGDRYLISKSDILTVDFSRDLMQSVINEVVTSIFFEKGPKEVLNFFDSLQPLLMENVFAEGFSVSLEDFSISREVIQNIQKDIQDISPLLYQLRSTYNELVGLQMENHIRVAKAPVANFILNSSALGDLIDSKSDSTVNKVVQQIGFLGLQLSNKGKFYSKTLVEDVAYQFQSIYPSDGVDYPSAEFGLIKSCFFHGLDPYEGMVHSISTREVIVRSSRGLSEPGTLFKNLMAILRDVVICYDGTVRNISSNSIIQFQYGLNARTKPQFPAGEPVGVLAATAMSNPAYKAVLDSTPSSNSSWELMKEILLCKVSFKNDLVDRRVILYLKDCDCGRKYCQENAAYLVKNHLRKVKLKDTAVELIFEYKQQQTVSESEAGLVGHILLKKAVLKELNISMQEVHMKCQETIISFRKKKKTADTFKRTDLFFSECCSIQQSCGGKWLDMSCLMFFCRNTKDDHLDCTLQDLVDIIYPVLLETVIKGDPRICSANIIWVSPDTTTWIRSPSKTQKGELALDVVLEKSAVKQNGDAWRTVIDCCLPVINLIDTQRSIPYAIKQVQELLGISCAFEQAVQRLSTSVSMVARGVLKEHLILLANSMTCAGNLIGFNSGGYKALSRSLNIQVPFSEATLFTPRKCFERAAEKCHVDSLSSIVASCSWGKHVAVGTGSRFDVLWDRKEVGFDQKSGIDVYNFLHMLSSASGPSSTTTCLGEEVDDLMDVDNMAEWSLSPEHSNGLDKPVFEDAADFENDLDFQPAESSWEKGVSLDKVSSWDVSSAWNKKAEDGDKFAAALTSTTKQSDWCDWGTSKSKTQDAAAAATSTTKKTEWCDWGTSKSKTQEVAATVTGTAEQNEWCDWRTSKSKIQVVAAAVTSTTKQSEWGDWGTSKSKTQDVAAAVTGTMETEWGDWGKGKSKTQDVSPKVDGTCVNEQTKLSDWGLKKNDTQDVPMEEKTFKSNGADTGTSWGTMGKESEKPDANDALPWSGWGTQDVIPTKTLDDSSKSSGWEQQKSPECSQGWGSLDESNQPASSNGWDTPNGLGSTQSEKQHQWGQSRGSRRWASDASKKNHPVKSARVMNDDSSMAAMYTATRQRLDMFTSEEQDILSDVEPLMQSIRKIMHQSGYNDGDPLSALDQSFILENVFTHHPDKAIKMGAGVDYVMVSKHSNFPDSRCFYVVSTDGRKQDFSYRKCLDNFIKGKYPDMADVFIAKYFRKPRFGGFRERSVAPENTEGENRK from the exons ATGGAGGAAAATTCTTCAGCAAGTACTGTAGATGGTGAGATAGTTGGTATAGGGTTCTGTTTGGCGACTCCTAGGGAAATT TTTGCAGCATCAATCAGTGGCTTTCCTATAAACCATGTTAGTCAGCTCTCAAATTCCTACCTTGGTCTGCCCCTTGAATTTGGTAAATGTAATGCGTGTGGTACTTCTGAACCTGGTAAATGTGAAG GTCATTTTGGATATATTGAATTACCAATACCAATATATCATCCTAGCCATATCAGTGAATTGAAGCGACTGTTGAGTTTGCTGTGCTTGAAATGCTTAAGAATGAAGAACAAG TTTCAGATTAAAAGTGGCAGCATTTCTGACAGATTGTTAGCATCCTGTTGTGAG AATGCTCCACAAGTTTCAATCAAAGAGGTTAAAACAACAGATGGTGCTTGTAGTTTGGAGTTGAAGCAGCCATCTAGACAAGCAAGGACTTCCTGGGAATTTTTAGAGAAATATGGTTTCCGCTATGGTGATCATCACAACACTCGAACTCTGCTGCCTTGTGAG GTGATGGAAATTCTCAAGAGAATACCTGCAGAGACAAGACGAAAGCTTTCTGGGAAAGGGTTCTTCCCACAGGAGGGATATATTTTGCGGTATTTGCCTGTTCCTCCCAATTGTTTGTCCGTACCAGACATATCTGATGGTGTTAGTATCATGTCCTCG GATCTTTCAACAGCAATGCTGAAAAAGGTTCTGAAGCAAGTTGAGATCATCAAAAGCTCACGATCCGGCACCCCAAATTTTGAATCTCATGAGGTAGAAGCTAATGATTTGCAATCAGCAGTTGAGCAGTATCTTCAAGTTAGGGGTACTGTTAAAGCATCTCGCAATATAGATGCACGATACGGGATTAGCAAAGATGCTAGTGATTCTTCAACGAAGGCGTGGCTGGAGAAAATGAGAACATTGTTCATTAGAAAGGGTTCAGGGTTCTCTTCACGTGGTGTGATTACTGGTGATCCATACAAAAAGGTAAATGAAATTGGCATTCCATCTGAAATCGCTCAGAGAATTACGTTTGAGGAGAGGGTCAACATGCACAACATGAGATATCTGCAAAATCTGGTAGATAACAAGTTGTGTTTGACCTACAGAGATGGTTCTTCCACATATTCGTTGAGGGAGGGTTCGAAGGGGCATACCTTTTTGAGACCTGGTCAGGTGGTACATCGGCGAATTATGGATGGGGACATTGTTTTCATAAATAGGCCGCCAACCACACATAAGCATTCATTGCAGGCTCTTTCAGTATATGTGCATGATGATCACACAGTGAAGATAAATCCCCTAATTTGTGGCCCATTAAGTGCTGATTTTGATGGAGATTGTATTCACCTGTTCTATCCTCAGTCTTTAGCTGCAAAAGCGGaagtttttgagctcttttcgGTGGAGAAGCAGTTGCTTAGCTCTCATAATGGCAACCTAAATTTGCAGTTGGCAACTGATTCGTTGTTGTCACTGAGAGTTATGCTTAAGACACTTTTGTTTAAAAAGGCAGATGCTCAACAATTGTCAATGTTTCTCTCTTCAGCTTTGCCACAGCCTGCTTTCTTGAAGGGTAACTCTTTTGGCCCTTGTTGGACAGCTTTACAAATTCTGCAGACTGCTTTTCCTGCCTGCCTAGACTGCTCTGGAGATAGATACTTAATTAGCAAAAGTGACATATTGACAGTAGATTTTAGTAGGGACCTCATGCAGTCTGTGATTAATGAAGTTGTGACATCTATTTTCTTTGAGAAGGGTCCTAAAGAGGTTCTCAACTTCTTTGATTCTCTACAGCCTTTATTGATGGAAAATGTCTTTGCAGAAGGCTTCAGTGTTAGTCTTGAAGATTTTTCCATATCCAGGGAAGTCATACAAAATATTCAGAAGGACATCCAGGATATTTCTCCTTTGCTTTATCAGTTAAGGTCAACATATAATGAATTAGTTGGGTTGCAAATGGAGAATCACATCCGAGTAGCAAAAGCACCAGTTGCAAATTTCATACTAAATTCATCTGCCTTGGGTGACTTAATTGATTCTAAGAGTGATTCAACTGTTAATAAGGTTGTTCAGCAGATTGGGTTCTTAGGACTGCAGCTTTCTAATAAAGGAAAATTCTATTCGAAGACTCTGGTTGAAGATGTGGCATACCAATTTCAAAGCATATATCCTTCTGATGGAGTTGATTATCCTTCTGCTGAGTTTGGACTAATCAAGAGCTGCTTTTTCCATGGGCTGGATCCGTATGAGGGGATGGTTCATTCAATCTCTACTAGAGAAGTCATTGTTCGCTCCTCGAGAGGATTGTCTGAACCTGGGACCTTGTTTAAGAATTTGATGGCCATTCTTCGTGATGTTGTTATTTGTTATGATGGCACAGTTAGAAATATCAGTAGCAATtcaataattcaatttcaatatGGGTTGAATGCTAGAACTAAACCTCAATTCCCTGCTGGTGAACCTGTGGGTGTCTTAGCTGCTACTGCGATGTCAAATCCAGCATATAAAGCAGTTCTTGATTCAACACCTAGCAGCAATTCTTCTTGGGAACTGATGAAG gAAATATTGCTTTGCAAAGTCAGTTTCAAAAATGACCTAGTTGACCGCCGTGTGATTCTGTATTTGAAAGATTGTGATTGTGGGAGAAAGTATTGTCAAGAGAATGCAGCATATCTGGTTAAGAATCATTTGAGAAAAGTCAAACTGAAGGATACTGCAGTAGAGCTCATCTTTGA atacaagcaacaacaaactGTATCAGAAAGTGAAGCAGGCCTTGTTGGTCACATTCTCCTCAAAAAG GCCGTATTGAAAGAGTTAAATATTAGCATGCAAGAGGTTCATATGAAGTGCCAAGAAACTATTATTTCCTTTcgtaagaagaaaaagactgCTGATACTTTTAAGAGGACAGATTTGTTTTTCAG CGAATGTTGTTCTATACAGCAATCCTGTGGGGGCAAGTGGCTTGACATGTCATGCTTGATGTTCTTTTGCCGAAATACAAAAGATGATCATCTAGATTGTACTTTACAAGACCTGGTTGACATCATCTACCCTGTTCTTCTAGAAACAGTAATCAAGG GTGACCCCCGTATCTGTTCGGCAAATATTATATGGGTTAGCCCAGATACAACAACTTGGATAAGAAGCCCTAGCAAGACTCAGAAGGGTGAATTGGCTTTGGATGTTGTTCTGGAAAAATCTGCTGTGAAGCAGAATGGTGATGCCTGGAGGACTGTCATAGATTGTTGTCTTCCagtaataaatttaattgacACCCAGAGGTCTATACCTTATGCAATAAAGCAAGTTCAGGAATTGCTTGGAATTTCTTGTGCTTTTGAACAAGCAGTACAG CGTCTCTCGACTTCAGTGTCAATGGTGGCAAGAGGTGTTCTGAAAGAACACCTTATCCTCTTAGCAAACAGCATGacatgtgctggaaatttgatTGGCTTCAACTCTGGTGGTTATAAAGCACTATCTCGCTCGTTGAATATTCAAGTGCCATTTAGTGAAGCAACGCTGTTT ACACCAAGAAAGTGCTTCGAGAGAGCTGCTGAGAAATGTCACGTTGATTCCTTGTCAAGCATTGTTGCATCCTGTTCTTGGGGTAAACATGTGGCTGTTGGAACAGGATCAAGGTTTGATGTCCTATGGGATCGGAAGGAG GTTGGATTTGATCAAAAGAGTGGAATAGATGTCTACAACTTTCTGCACATGCTCAGTAGTGCTAGTGGTCCAAGTTCTACTACTACTTGTCTAGGAGAAGAAGTTGATGATCTAATGGACGTGGACAACATGGCGGAATGGAGCTTGTCTCCAGAACATAGCAATGGTTTGGATAAGCCTGTGTTTGAGGATGCGGCTGATTTTGAGAATGATTTAGACTTTCAGCCAGCTGAGTCAAGTTGGGAGAAAGGTGTGTCTTTAGACAAGGTGTCCAGTTGGGATGTGTCATCCGCATGGAATAAAAAGGCTGAGGATGGTGACAAATTTGCAGCAGCTTTGACCAGTACAACGAAGCAAAGTGACTGGTGTGATTGGGGAACAAGCAAATCTAAAACACAAGATGCTGCAGCAGCTGCGACCAGTACAACAAAGAAAACGGAGTGGTGTGATTGGGGGACAAGCAAATCTAAGACACAGGAAGTTGCAGCAACTGTGACTGGTACAGCGGAGCAAAATGAGTGGTGTGATTGGCGGACAAGTAAATCTAAAATACAAGTTGTTGCAGCAGCTGTGACGAGTACAACGAAGCAATCTGAGTGGGGTGATTGGGGGACAAGCAAATCTAAAACACAAGATGTTGCAGCAGCTGTGACCGGTACAATGGAAACTGAGTGGGGTGATTGGGGGAAAGGCAAATCTAAAACACAAGATGTCTCTCCGAAAGTGGATGGAACTTGTGTGAATGAGCAAACTAAACTGTCTGATTGGGGACTGAAAAAGAATGATACACAAGATGTCCCTATGGAAGAGAAAACCTTCAAGTCCAATGGTGCGGACACTGGAACTAGTTGGGGAACAATGGGAAAAGAATCTGAAAAACCTGATGCTAATGATGCACTGCCATGGTCTGGTTGGGGAACACAAGATGTCATTCCTACAAAAACCTTGGACGATTCTTCCAAATCTAGTGGCTGGGAACAACAAAAGTCACCAGAATGTTCACAAGGTTGGGGCTCCCTTGATGAGTCAAATCAACCAGCAAGTTCAAATGGCTGGGATACACCAAATGGTTTGGGTAGCACTCAAAGTGAAAAACAGCATCAGTGGGGACAGTCTAGGGGCTCACGTCGTTGGGCTTCAGATGCTAGTAAGAAGAATCATCCTGTGAAGTCAGCTCGAGTGATGAATGATGATTCCAGTATGGCTGCAATGTACACTGCTACAAGACAAAGATTAGACATGTTTACTTCTGAGGAGCAAGATATTCTCTCAGATGTTGAGCCACTGATGCAGTCAATCAGAAAAATAATGCACCAGTCTGG GTACAACGATGGGGATCCACTGTCAGCGCTTGATCAGTCATTTATACTAGAGAATGTTTTCACTCACCATCCAGACAAAGCAATCAAAATGGGTGCCGGTGTTGATTATGTCATG GTAAGCAAGCACAGCAATTTCCCAGATAGCAGGTGCTTCTATGTTGTCTCAACTGATGGTCGAAAACAAGATTTCTCATACCGCAAGTGTCTGGACAACTTCATCAAGGGGAAATATCCTGATATGGCAGATGTTTttattgcaaaatatttcAGAAAACCTCGTTTTGGAGGATTTCGTGAGCGAAGTGTTGCTCCAGAGAATACCGAAGGGGAGAATAGGAAGTAG
- the LOC18587233 gene encoding DNA-directed RNA polymerase V subunit 1 isoform X2: MEENSSASTVDGEIVGIGFCLATPREIFAASISGFPINHVSQLSNSYLGLPLEFGKCNACGTSEPGKCEGHFGYIELPIPIYHPSHISELKRLLSLLCLKCLRMKNKIKSGSISDRLLASCCENAPQVSIKEVKTTDGACSLELKQPSRQARTSWEFLEKYGFRYGDHHNTRTLLPCEVMEILKRIPAETRRKLSGKGFFPQEGYILRYLPVPPNCLSVPDISDGVSIMSSDLSTAMLKKVLKQVEIIKSSRSGTPNFESHEVEANDLQSAVEQYLQVRGTVKASRNIDARYGISKDASDSSTKAWLEKMRTLFIRKGSGFSSRGVITGDPYKKVNEIGIPSEIAQRITFEERVNMHNMRYLQNLVDNKLCLTYRDGSSTYSLREGSKGHTFLRPGQVVHRRIMDGDIVFINRPPTTHKHSLQALSVYVHDDHTVKINPLICGPLSADFDGDCIHLFYPQSLAAKAEVFELFSVEKQLLSSHNGNLNLQLATDSLLSLRVMLKTLLFKKADAQQLSMFLSSALPQPAFLKGNSFGPCWTALQILQTAFPACLDCSGDRYLISKSDILTVDFSRDLMQSVINEVVTSIFFEKGPKEVLNFFDSLQPLLMENVFAEGFSVSLEDFSISREVIQNIQKDIQDISPLLYQLRSTYNELVGLQMENHIRVAKAPVANFILNSSALGDLIDSKSDSTVNKVVQQIGFLGLQLSNKGKFYSKTLVEDVAYQFQSIYPSDGVDYPSAEFGLIKSCFFHGLDPYEGMVHSISTREVIVRSSRGLSEPGTLFKNLMAILRDVVICYDGTVRNISSNSIIQFQYGLNARTKPQFPAGEPVGVLAATAMSNPAYKAVLDSTPSSNSSWELMKEILLCKVSFKNDLVDRRVILYLKDCDCGRKYCQENAAYLVKNHLRKVKLKDTAVELIFEYKQQQTVSESEAGLVGHILLKKAVLKELNISMQEVHMKCQETIISFRKKKKTADTFKRTDLFFSECCSIQQSCGGKWLDMSCLMFFCRNTKDDHLDCTLQDLVDIIYPVLLETVIKGDPRICSANIIWVSPDTTTWIRSPSKTQKGELALDVVLEKSAVKQNGDAWRTVIDCCLPVINLIDTQRSIPYAIKQVQELLGISCAFEQAVQRLSTSVSMVARGVLKEHLILLANSMTCAGNLIGFNSGGYKALSRSLNIQVPFSEATLFTPRKCFERAAEKCHVDSLSSIVASCSWGKHVAVGTGSRFDVLWDRKEVGFDQKSGIDVYNFLHMLSSASGPSSTTTCLGEEVDDLMDVDNMAEWSLSPEHSNGLDKPVFEDAADFENDLDFQPAESSWEKGVSLDKVSSWDVSSAWNKKAEDGDKFAAALTSTTKQSDWCDWGTSKSKTQDAAAAATSTTKKTEWCDWGTSKSKTQEVAATVTGTAEQNEWCDWRTSKSKIQVVAAAVTSTTKQSEWGDWGTSKSKTQDVAAAVTGTMETEWGDWGKGKSKTQDVSPKVDGTCVNEQTKLSDWGLKKNDTQDVPMEEKTFKSNGADTGTSWGTMGKESEKPDANDALPWSGWGTQDVIPTKTLDDSSKSSGWEQQKSPECSQGWGSLDESNQPASSNGWDTPNGLGSTQSEKQHQWGQSRGSRRWASDASKKNHPVKSARVMNDDSSMAAMYTATRQRLDMFTSEEQDILSDVEPLMQSIRKIMHQSGYNDGDPLSALDQSFILENVFTHHPDKAIKMGAGVDYVMVSKHSNFPDSRCFYVVSTDGRKQDFSYRKCLDNFIKGKYPDMADVFIAKYFRKPRFGGFRERSVAPENTEGENRK, translated from the exons ATGGAGGAAAATTCTTCAGCAAGTACTGTAGATGGTGAGATAGTTGGTATAGGGTTCTGTTTGGCGACTCCTAGGGAAATT TTTGCAGCATCAATCAGTGGCTTTCCTATAAACCATGTTAGTCAGCTCTCAAATTCCTACCTTGGTCTGCCCCTTGAATTTGGTAAATGTAATGCGTGTGGTACTTCTGAACCTGGTAAATGTGAAG GTCATTTTGGATATATTGAATTACCAATACCAATATATCATCCTAGCCATATCAGTGAATTGAAGCGACTGTTGAGTTTGCTGTGCTTGAAATGCTTAAGAATGAAGAACAAG ATTAAAAGTGGCAGCATTTCTGACAGATTGTTAGCATCCTGTTGTGAG AATGCTCCACAAGTTTCAATCAAAGAGGTTAAAACAACAGATGGTGCTTGTAGTTTGGAGTTGAAGCAGCCATCTAGACAAGCAAGGACTTCCTGGGAATTTTTAGAGAAATATGGTTTCCGCTATGGTGATCATCACAACACTCGAACTCTGCTGCCTTGTGAG GTGATGGAAATTCTCAAGAGAATACCTGCAGAGACAAGACGAAAGCTTTCTGGGAAAGGGTTCTTCCCACAGGAGGGATATATTTTGCGGTATTTGCCTGTTCCTCCCAATTGTTTGTCCGTACCAGACATATCTGATGGTGTTAGTATCATGTCCTCG GATCTTTCAACAGCAATGCTGAAAAAGGTTCTGAAGCAAGTTGAGATCATCAAAAGCTCACGATCCGGCACCCCAAATTTTGAATCTCATGAGGTAGAAGCTAATGATTTGCAATCAGCAGTTGAGCAGTATCTTCAAGTTAGGGGTACTGTTAAAGCATCTCGCAATATAGATGCACGATACGGGATTAGCAAAGATGCTAGTGATTCTTCAACGAAGGCGTGGCTGGAGAAAATGAGAACATTGTTCATTAGAAAGGGTTCAGGGTTCTCTTCACGTGGTGTGATTACTGGTGATCCATACAAAAAGGTAAATGAAATTGGCATTCCATCTGAAATCGCTCAGAGAATTACGTTTGAGGAGAGGGTCAACATGCACAACATGAGATATCTGCAAAATCTGGTAGATAACAAGTTGTGTTTGACCTACAGAGATGGTTCTTCCACATATTCGTTGAGGGAGGGTTCGAAGGGGCATACCTTTTTGAGACCTGGTCAGGTGGTACATCGGCGAATTATGGATGGGGACATTGTTTTCATAAATAGGCCGCCAACCACACATAAGCATTCATTGCAGGCTCTTTCAGTATATGTGCATGATGATCACACAGTGAAGATAAATCCCCTAATTTGTGGCCCATTAAGTGCTGATTTTGATGGAGATTGTATTCACCTGTTCTATCCTCAGTCTTTAGCTGCAAAAGCGGaagtttttgagctcttttcgGTGGAGAAGCAGTTGCTTAGCTCTCATAATGGCAACCTAAATTTGCAGTTGGCAACTGATTCGTTGTTGTCACTGAGAGTTATGCTTAAGACACTTTTGTTTAAAAAGGCAGATGCTCAACAATTGTCAATGTTTCTCTCTTCAGCTTTGCCACAGCCTGCTTTCTTGAAGGGTAACTCTTTTGGCCCTTGTTGGACAGCTTTACAAATTCTGCAGACTGCTTTTCCTGCCTGCCTAGACTGCTCTGGAGATAGATACTTAATTAGCAAAAGTGACATATTGACAGTAGATTTTAGTAGGGACCTCATGCAGTCTGTGATTAATGAAGTTGTGACATCTATTTTCTTTGAGAAGGGTCCTAAAGAGGTTCTCAACTTCTTTGATTCTCTACAGCCTTTATTGATGGAAAATGTCTTTGCAGAAGGCTTCAGTGTTAGTCTTGAAGATTTTTCCATATCCAGGGAAGTCATACAAAATATTCAGAAGGACATCCAGGATATTTCTCCTTTGCTTTATCAGTTAAGGTCAACATATAATGAATTAGTTGGGTTGCAAATGGAGAATCACATCCGAGTAGCAAAAGCACCAGTTGCAAATTTCATACTAAATTCATCTGCCTTGGGTGACTTAATTGATTCTAAGAGTGATTCAACTGTTAATAAGGTTGTTCAGCAGATTGGGTTCTTAGGACTGCAGCTTTCTAATAAAGGAAAATTCTATTCGAAGACTCTGGTTGAAGATGTGGCATACCAATTTCAAAGCATATATCCTTCTGATGGAGTTGATTATCCTTCTGCTGAGTTTGGACTAATCAAGAGCTGCTTTTTCCATGGGCTGGATCCGTATGAGGGGATGGTTCATTCAATCTCTACTAGAGAAGTCATTGTTCGCTCCTCGAGAGGATTGTCTGAACCTGGGACCTTGTTTAAGAATTTGATGGCCATTCTTCGTGATGTTGTTATTTGTTATGATGGCACAGTTAGAAATATCAGTAGCAATtcaataattcaatttcaatatGGGTTGAATGCTAGAACTAAACCTCAATTCCCTGCTGGTGAACCTGTGGGTGTCTTAGCTGCTACTGCGATGTCAAATCCAGCATATAAAGCAGTTCTTGATTCAACACCTAGCAGCAATTCTTCTTGGGAACTGATGAAG gAAATATTGCTTTGCAAAGTCAGTTTCAAAAATGACCTAGTTGACCGCCGTGTGATTCTGTATTTGAAAGATTGTGATTGTGGGAGAAAGTATTGTCAAGAGAATGCAGCATATCTGGTTAAGAATCATTTGAGAAAAGTCAAACTGAAGGATACTGCAGTAGAGCTCATCTTTGA atacaagcaacaacaaactGTATCAGAAAGTGAAGCAGGCCTTGTTGGTCACATTCTCCTCAAAAAG GCCGTATTGAAAGAGTTAAATATTAGCATGCAAGAGGTTCATATGAAGTGCCAAGAAACTATTATTTCCTTTcgtaagaagaaaaagactgCTGATACTTTTAAGAGGACAGATTTGTTTTTCAG CGAATGTTGTTCTATACAGCAATCCTGTGGGGGCAAGTGGCTTGACATGTCATGCTTGATGTTCTTTTGCCGAAATACAAAAGATGATCATCTAGATTGTACTTTACAAGACCTGGTTGACATCATCTACCCTGTTCTTCTAGAAACAGTAATCAAGG GTGACCCCCGTATCTGTTCGGCAAATATTATATGGGTTAGCCCAGATACAACAACTTGGATAAGAAGCCCTAGCAAGACTCAGAAGGGTGAATTGGCTTTGGATGTTGTTCTGGAAAAATCTGCTGTGAAGCAGAATGGTGATGCCTGGAGGACTGTCATAGATTGTTGTCTTCCagtaataaatttaattgacACCCAGAGGTCTATACCTTATGCAATAAAGCAAGTTCAGGAATTGCTTGGAATTTCTTGTGCTTTTGAACAAGCAGTACAG CGTCTCTCGACTTCAGTGTCAATGGTGGCAAGAGGTGTTCTGAAAGAACACCTTATCCTCTTAGCAAACAGCATGacatgtgctggaaatttgatTGGCTTCAACTCTGGTGGTTATAAAGCACTATCTCGCTCGTTGAATATTCAAGTGCCATTTAGTGAAGCAACGCTGTTT ACACCAAGAAAGTGCTTCGAGAGAGCTGCTGAGAAATGTCACGTTGATTCCTTGTCAAGCATTGTTGCATCCTGTTCTTGGGGTAAACATGTGGCTGTTGGAACAGGATCAAGGTTTGATGTCCTATGGGATCGGAAGGAG GTTGGATTTGATCAAAAGAGTGGAATAGATGTCTACAACTTTCTGCACATGCTCAGTAGTGCTAGTGGTCCAAGTTCTACTACTACTTGTCTAGGAGAAGAAGTTGATGATCTAATGGACGTGGACAACATGGCGGAATGGAGCTTGTCTCCAGAACATAGCAATGGTTTGGATAAGCCTGTGTTTGAGGATGCGGCTGATTTTGAGAATGATTTAGACTTTCAGCCAGCTGAGTCAAGTTGGGAGAAAGGTGTGTCTTTAGACAAGGTGTCCAGTTGGGATGTGTCATCCGCATGGAATAAAAAGGCTGAGGATGGTGACAAATTTGCAGCAGCTTTGACCAGTACAACGAAGCAAAGTGACTGGTGTGATTGGGGAACAAGCAAATCTAAAACACAAGATGCTGCAGCAGCTGCGACCAGTACAACAAAGAAAACGGAGTGGTGTGATTGGGGGACAAGCAAATCTAAGACACAGGAAGTTGCAGCAACTGTGACTGGTACAGCGGAGCAAAATGAGTGGTGTGATTGGCGGACAAGTAAATCTAAAATACAAGTTGTTGCAGCAGCTGTGACGAGTACAACGAAGCAATCTGAGTGGGGTGATTGGGGGACAAGCAAATCTAAAACACAAGATGTTGCAGCAGCTGTGACCGGTACAATGGAAACTGAGTGGGGTGATTGGGGGAAAGGCAAATCTAAAACACAAGATGTCTCTCCGAAAGTGGATGGAACTTGTGTGAATGAGCAAACTAAACTGTCTGATTGGGGACTGAAAAAGAATGATACACAAGATGTCCCTATGGAAGAGAAAACCTTCAAGTCCAATGGTGCGGACACTGGAACTAGTTGGGGAACAATGGGAAAAGAATCTGAAAAACCTGATGCTAATGATGCACTGCCATGGTCTGGTTGGGGAACACAAGATGTCATTCCTACAAAAACCTTGGACGATTCTTCCAAATCTAGTGGCTGGGAACAACAAAAGTCACCAGAATGTTCACAAGGTTGGGGCTCCCTTGATGAGTCAAATCAACCAGCAAGTTCAAATGGCTGGGATACACCAAATGGTTTGGGTAGCACTCAAAGTGAAAAACAGCATCAGTGGGGACAGTCTAGGGGCTCACGTCGTTGGGCTTCAGATGCTAGTAAGAAGAATCATCCTGTGAAGTCAGCTCGAGTGATGAATGATGATTCCAGTATGGCTGCAATGTACACTGCTACAAGACAAAGATTAGACATGTTTACTTCTGAGGAGCAAGATATTCTCTCAGATGTTGAGCCACTGATGCAGTCAATCAGAAAAATAATGCACCAGTCTGG GTACAACGATGGGGATCCACTGTCAGCGCTTGATCAGTCATTTATACTAGAGAATGTTTTCACTCACCATCCAGACAAAGCAATCAAAATGGGTGCCGGTGTTGATTATGTCATG GTAAGCAAGCACAGCAATTTCCCAGATAGCAGGTGCTTCTATGTTGTCTCAACTGATGGTCGAAAACAAGATTTCTCATACCGCAAGTGTCTGGACAACTTCATCAAGGGGAAATATCCTGATATGGCAGATGTTTttattgcaaaatatttcAGAAAACCTCGTTTTGGAGGATTTCGTGAGCGAAGTGTTGCTCCAGAGAATACCGAAGGGGAGAATAGGAAGTAG